One part of the Verrucomicrobiia bacterium genome encodes these proteins:
- a CDS encoding DUF839 domain-containing protein encodes MALPDVYRGTIGDIPPGSADFGAPDGLWFDPFGRLWIQTDHQGTAQGHWVNLGTNVMCCADPNTCEVRRFLTGPPQCEVTGMTCTPDGRSLFVGIQHPGDLSKASDPDEFSAWPGSQFATNSAGDPLPNGTHRRPRSAVIVITRKDGGIVGT; translated from the coding sequence ATGGCCCTCCCCGATGTCTATCGCGGCACCATCGGCGACATCCCTCCGGGCAGTGCCGATTTCGGCGCCCCCGACGGCCTGTGGTTCGATCCCTTCGGTCGCCTCTGGATCCAGACCGATCACCAGGGCACCGCCCAGGGCCACTGGGTCAACCTCGGCACCAACGTCATGTGCTGCGCCGACCCCAATACCTGCGAAGTCCGTCGCTTCCTCACCGGCCCCCCGCAATGCGAAGTCACCGGCATGACCTGCACCCCGGACGGACGTTCCCTGTTCGTCGGCATCCAGCATCCCGGCGATCTCTCCAAGGCCTCCGATCCGGACGAGTTCAGCGCCTGGCCCGGCAGCCAGTTCGCTACCAATAGCGCCGGCGATCCCCTCCCCAACGGAACCCACCGCCGTCCCCGCTCCGCCGTCATCGTCATCACCCGCAAAGACGGCGGCATCGTGGGCACCTGA
- a CDS encoding isoprenyl transferase — MSANTVHLSAEARGNVPQHVAIIMDGNGRWAKGRGLPRVEGHRQGAESVRAVLRAAGEIGVRYLTLYAFSMENWNRPRDEVNTLMKYLARFLKNEIGELQRNNVRLEAIGQIWRLPEFVQEQLTKTRAALSRNTGLTLVLCLSYGGRTEIVDAVREISAKVREGGIDPAEITERTVSEHLYTRNWPDPDLLIRTSGELRVSNFLLWQISYAEFVVTETLWPEFRRTQFFAALEEYTRRHRRFGGL; from the coding sequence ATGAGCGCCAACACCGTCCACCTGAGCGCCGAGGCACGCGGGAATGTGCCGCAGCATGTGGCGATCATCATGGACGGGAACGGGCGGTGGGCGAAGGGGCGGGGATTGCCGAGGGTGGAGGGGCACCGGCAGGGGGCGGAGTCGGTGCGGGCGGTGTTGCGGGCGGCGGGGGAGATCGGGGTGCGGTACCTGACCCTGTACGCGTTTTCGATGGAGAACTGGAACCGTCCGCGCGACGAGGTGAACACGCTGATGAAGTATCTCGCACGGTTCCTGAAGAACGAGATTGGCGAGTTGCAGCGCAACAACGTGCGTCTCGAGGCGATCGGGCAGATCTGGCGCCTGCCGGAGTTCGTGCAGGAGCAGTTGACGAAGACGCGGGCGGCGCTGTCGCGGAACACGGGGTTGACCCTGGTGCTCTGTCTGAGTTACGGGGGCCGGACGGAGATTGTGGATGCGGTGCGGGAGATTTCGGCGAAGGTCAGGGAGGGCGGGATCGATCCGGCCGAGATCACGGAGCGGACGGTGTCCGAACATCTCTACACGCGGAACTGGCCGGATCCGGATCTGCTGATCCGGACCAGCGGGGAACTGCGGGTCAGCAACTTCCTGCTCTGGCAGATTTCATATGCCGAGTTTGTGGTGACCGAGACCCTGTGGCCGGAGTTCCGGCGGACGCAGTTTTTCGCGGCGCTCGAGGAGTACACCCGGCGTCACCGCCGCTTCGGCGGGCTTTGA
- a CDS encoding adenylosuccinate synthase has translation MNTILVGAQWGDEGKGKIIDVLTGQADLVVRTQGGNNAGHTVYVGEQKFVLHLIPSGILRPDKVCVIGNGVVIDPVNLVGEIDGLEKLGVAVTPGNLKIAETAHVVFPWHRELDARREVRKGSGRLGTTKRGIGPTYGDKAARVGLRVVDLLHPTRFPERLRERLDENSEVLAALGAPPIDYATVLREYQTAAERLRPFVENTVLYLHQATRRAANILFEGAQGTFLDLDHGTYPYVTSSNTTAGGACTGSGVPPNRMDRVVGVMKAYTTRVGEGPLPSEDAGVTAMLHGLGREFGATTGRPRRCGWFDSVITRHAAMVNGIDELAVTNVDGLDTLETVRVVTGYRLEDRVIHHVPADVNLLAQCEPVFEEFPGWGTATTEARCWEDLPVNCRHYLLSIAQMTGARLTVVSVGPGREQTILL, from the coding sequence ATGAACACGATTCTGGTGGGAGCCCAATGGGGCGACGAGGGCAAGGGGAAGATCATCGACGTGCTGACCGGGCAGGCGGACCTGGTGGTCCGCACGCAGGGCGGCAACAACGCGGGGCACACCGTCTATGTGGGCGAACAGAAGTTTGTGCTGCATCTCATCCCGTCAGGAATCCTGCGACCGGACAAGGTCTGCGTGATCGGGAACGGGGTGGTGATCGATCCGGTGAACCTCGTGGGGGAGATCGACGGGCTGGAGAAGCTGGGCGTGGCGGTGACTCCCGGGAATCTCAAGATCGCGGAGACGGCGCACGTGGTGTTTCCGTGGCATCGGGAACTGGATGCCCGGCGTGAGGTGCGGAAGGGGTCAGGGCGGCTGGGGACCACCAAGCGCGGGATTGGGCCGACGTATGGAGACAAGGCGGCGAGGGTGGGGTTGAGGGTGGTGGACCTGTTGCATCCGACCCGTTTTCCGGAGCGGCTGCGGGAGCGCCTGGACGAGAACAGCGAGGTGCTGGCGGCACTGGGGGCACCGCCGATCGACTACGCCACGGTGTTGCGGGAGTATCAGACTGCGGCAGAGCGGCTGCGACCGTTTGTCGAGAACACGGTGCTGTACCTGCACCAGGCGACCCGGCGGGCGGCAAACATCCTGTTCGAGGGGGCGCAGGGCACCTTTTTGGATCTGGATCACGGAACGTACCCTTATGTGACTTCATCGAACACCACCGCCGGCGGGGCGTGCACCGGTTCGGGGGTGCCACCCAACCGGATGGACCGGGTGGTCGGGGTGATGAAAGCCTATACGACCCGGGTGGGGGAGGGACCCCTGCCGAGCGAGGACGCTGGGGTGACGGCGATGCTGCACGGGCTGGGGCGCGAATTCGGGGCGACGACAGGTCGCCCGCGGCGGTGCGGATGGTTCGACTCGGTCATCACCCGACATGCCGCCATGGTCAACGGGATCGACGAGCTGGCGGTCACCAATGTGGACGGGCTCGACACACTGGAGACGGTGCGGGTGGTGACGGGGTACCGGCTCGAGGACCGGGTGATCCATCATGTGCCGGCGGATGTGAACCTGCTGGCGCAGTGCGAGCCGGTGTTCGAGGAATTTCCCGGGTGGGGGACAGCGACCACGGAGGCGCGGTGCTGGGAGGATCTGCCGGTGAACTGCCGGCATTACCTGCTGAGCATTGCCCAGATGACCGGGGCGCGACTGACGGTGGTGAGTGTGGGGCCGGGACGGGAGCAGACCATTCTGCTTTAG